The following DNA comes from Mucisphaera calidilacus.
CGCGATGACCGGGCTGCGCCGCTCGATCCGCGCTTCAAGCAGCACTTCGTAGAGCGAGCGTACCGTGCCCAGCGTCTTTTTCTTCTCGGTGGGGGTCATGACCGCGACGGTCGTCTCGAAACCCTCGTTCTGCAGCGACTTAGCCGCCGGCTTGCCGACGTCCACCTCGATCGCCTCGTCGACGATCAACGCTGCCTTGTGGTGCGGAGCGACCTCACGAACCATTTCACCCAGGGAATCGAGCAGCCCCGGCTCGATCCGGATGTCGTAGCCGTGCGCGGTCGGTGGGAGTTGCAGATCAACTGTTGCCATGCGAGGAGGATACAGGAGGTTGGGCCGTGGGGGAGCGAGCCGCGACGGGCTGTCGGCGACACAGACGGGTGATCCTGATTACCATGATCGATTCCCCGCAGACGGAGTCAGCATGAGCACACCCGCTTCCACGACGGCAACCCAGGCGCTCGCCGAGGTCCCCGAGTCGCTCTACGGCGAGGTGATCCCGATCGTCGATTTCGGCTCGCAGTACGTGCAACTGATCGCCCGGCGTGTCCGCGAGGCGGGCGTCTACTCCGTCCTCGTCAGCCCCGAGACGCCGATCGAGGACCTCCGTCGCATCCGTCCCAAGGGCATCATCCTTTCCGGCGGGCCCTCGAGTGTCTACGACGAGGGGGCACCACGCTGTGACCCGGCGCTCTTCGATCTGGGCGTGCCGGTTCTGGGCATCTGCTACGGGATGCAGATCGGCTGCGAACTGCTCGGCGCCAAGGTGGCTTCCGCCGAGGCACGCGAGTACGGCCGGGCGCGTCTCCGCGTCACGACCACCAGCGACAACGAACTCTTCAAGGGGATGCCCGACGAGACCAGCGTCTGGATGAGCCACGCCGATCAGGTCCGGGAGCTCTCCGAGGACTTCATCCCGGTCGCCACCACGGAGACCTGCCCGTACGCCGCGGTACGCCACCGCGAACGCGCCTTCTACGGCCTGCAGTTCCACCCCGAGGTCACCCACACACCCCACGGCGCGGAGATTCTCAGCAACTTCATCTTCGGCGTCTGCGGCTGTTCGGGCACGTGGCAGATGAGCAACTTCCTGGAGATGTCCATCGAGCAGATCCAGGCACAGGTCGGCGACGGCCGGGTGATCTGCGGCCTCTCGGGTGGTGTCGATTCTTCGGTAGCCGCTGCCCTGCTGCACCGCGCGATCGGCCCACGCCTGACCTGCGTCTTCGTCGACAACGGATTGCTCCGCAAGGGCGAGCGTGCCTTTGTCGAGGCGACCTTCCGTGACCACTTCGACATCGATCTCCGCGTCATCGACGCGGGCGCGCAATTCCTCGCCGACCTTGAGGGCGTCCTGGACCCGCAGGAGAAACGACGACGCATCGGCCATCGCTTCATCAAGGTCTTCAAGAGCGCCTCCGAGGAGATCGAGGACGTCGGCTTCCTCGCGCAGGGCACGCTCTACCCCGACGTGATCGAATCCGGCCAGGGCCACTCCGGACAGGCCGCCAACATCAAGCTGCACCACAACGTCGGCGGGCTCCCCGAACAGCTCGGCTTCGACCTCGTCGAGCCGTTCCGACAGCTCTTCAAGGACGAGGTGCGGCAACTCGGCTCACTGCTCGGCCTGCCCGAGACCATGGTCTGGCGGCACCCCTTCCCCGGGCCGGGACTCGCCGTACGCTGTCTCGGCGAAGTCCGCGAGGACCAGCTCGCCATCCTCCGCGAGGCCGACGAGATCCTCATCGAGGAGATCGTCGCCAACAATCTCTACCGCCAGACCGCCCAGGTCTTCGCCGTCCTCCTGCCCGTGCGCGCCGTTGGCGTGATGGGCGACGGCCGAACCCACGAGCAGGTCATCGCCATCCGCGCCGTCGAGAGCCAGGACTTCATGACCGCCGACTGGGCACGCATCCCCTTCGACGTCCTCGCCACCATCTCCAACCGCGTCATCAACGAGGTGCGTGGCGTCAACCGCGTGGTCTACGACATCTCCAGCAAGCCGCCGGCAACCATCGAGTGGGAATGACGCATCCACTCGAACAGCGCAGCCGATCGTGACGTACTATCCGACACATGGATAGACCCCGAACATGGATGTTCCTCGGCCTGCTCACGCTGCTGATCGCGGGCTGCGGCCTGACGCCTGAATCTCAGGATCAAAAGCACGTCGAGGCCGCGTCACTCAAACAGCCCGTCGCCGTCAATCTGATCCGGGACAAGATGTACTTCCGAGCACCGGTCGAGGTCAACGGCGAGCCGATGGGCAGCTTCCTCATCGACACCGGGGCGGCGATGGCCGCGATGGACCTGGGCCTGGTCCGAAGGCTGGAATTGCCCGTGAATGGCGACGGACGGGCGATCGGCATCGCGGGCACCGAATCCTTCAACTACCACCGGGTCGAGTCCCTCGCCGTGGGCGGCGTCGGTCTCAAGGCGAAGCGTATCGCCGGCATGAACATGTACAAGCTGCACCGCCATCGACGCCAGCGACTCGACGGCATCTTAGGCTACCCCACCCTCGCCGAGGTCCCCTTCGCACTCGACGGACCCGACCGCACGCTCACGTTCTACCCGCGCCGGACCTTCCGAGCACCGGACGACGCCAACCCGGTGCGCCTGATCCGGTTCCGCAACCTCCCCACCGTCGAAGCGACGATTGGCAACGGCCATCGCATCTGGCTCGTGCTCGATACCGGTTCTGACGAAATGCTCTCGCTGCCCGACGACCTGCCGGCACGATGGCCCGACGTCCTGTCTGTCGATGTAAGCGGGATGTCGCGAAACCTTGGCGTCGGCGGCATGGTCCACGGGCGAACAGGCTGGGTCAGCTCCATCAACGTCTTCGGGCACCGATTCAAGGACGTAGAAGCCAACTTCGCTCCACCCCCAAGCTCTTTCAAAGGGGCACCCGTGCCCGTCGGACGGATCGGCAATGGCGTGCTCAGGCGCTTCTGCCTGACCTTCGACCGTCAGCGCAACCGCATGTGGGCTGAACTCGACCAGACCCTCGTCAAACAGTCAGACTCTGACACCACCGTCGGGACGACAAGCAGCCCGTGATCGCAGCGGCTTAGGGCTGGGTCACAAAGACATTCCGTCTCATCTCGTGCGCAACACGCTCTTCGGCCAACCGCATCTGCTCGCGGGCAACCGGCAGCAACGCATCAACGTCATCGATTCCCCTCGCCACGGCGTGCCGGTAGACCGCGCTGACCGCGATACCCAGCTCGTCGATCGCCATCTGATTAAAGGGCGAGCTGGTGCGCAGCGGGACTTCCTCGGCGTGCTCGATATACAACAACCCGCTCCGCTGCCCGGAGAAGTAGTCAAAACGCTTGCGATAGAAGGGCTTATCCCACAGGCTCTTGACCGGCGAAATGATGTGAACCGACTCAAACAAGGACCGCGCACACGCCTCCGAGAGATAGATCTCCTTGGCGAACTCCCAGCAGACCTCCTTGTGCTCGGAAGCCTTGTTGATCGCGAGCATCGTGCCACCCATGACCGACGCCCGCCGTCCGCCCGGATCCCAGGCTGGCAGCGGCATGATCTTCATCTTCCCGTGGAACTGCGGAAACTGCGTGATGTACGCTCCCGCCAGCCAGTCGGGCATCAGGGTTGCCACCACGTGACCACGCGTCTTGATGACGTGGCCGGACGCATTGGTGTGACTGGCATCGATCATGATGCGATCCTCGCCGAGACACCAGGTCACGAGTGTGGCGGCGACACGGGCATTGGCCTCGCTGTCGAGGATCAGGCGTTCCTGCTGATCGAACGTGCCGCCACCCGCTTGCAGACAGAGCGCGTAGATATGCGGCGTCGAGGTGTACCAGAAGTCGAGGAGGTATCGATCGGTGATGCCGTCACCATCAAGATCGGAGATCAGCGGGCTCATGACCCGGATAAAGTCCTCCCACGTCTCGATGGTCGAGACGTCGATGCCGGCAGCCTCGACGATGTCTGCCCTGTAGCCCAGCAGAACGGGGTGAACATCGTGCGGCAGGCCGAAGATGCGCCCCCGCGAGGTCCACGGGCTGAAGGAGGCCTCGTTGATCTGCTCGTAGATGCCCTCCTCCTTGAGTCGATCCGTCAGGTCCACGAAACCGATCTCATCGAGCGGCCCCGAGAAAAAGAGGCCCGAGTAGCTCTCGGCGATCTCCATCATCGCCGCCACCGGTGTGTCCGACCAGAAGCCTGCCAGGGCCCGCCGAACCATCGGGTCGGCCCCGATCATGAAGATGTGGATCTGCTCGTCTCTGCTCGCGCCGGGCCGATCCTCGTTCCATGCCTCAACGACCGGCCGGTACATCTGCTCGTGGATATCGGCGAAGACCCAGAATTCAATACCCGGCCGCTGAGGAATCGGCCAGAACCAGACCGCGATGGTGGTGATCAGCCCGATGACGACGATGACACGCGTGCCCGTCGAGATGTGCTCGATCGACTGTACCAGCCCCACCAGTAGGTCTCTGGGTAGGCTGATCAGAGCGGTCAGGCGCTCCGTGAGATTCGATTGACTCATCGGATATTACTCGCAGATGCGATACTGATTTTCTTGTCATAACGATTATATCGAGACAAGACGTTCAATGAGTATTAATCCAGTTTGAAGAATACCCGACCCTCACGTTCATGGTGGTCGGCGCAGGGGCTGTTCAGGTCTCGACGGGCGCATGCAGTAATGACCGCGCAGATCAGGCTGTCCAGGGCGTCGCCCCCCGAGTTATCCAGCAGCCGACGTCGCAATCTGTCCGGCACATCAAGCACACGCTTCGTCATCAGCCAGTCGAGGATCACCGCTCGCTGCTTACGGTGCTCGGCTGAACGCCCCTTGTAAGGCCTGAGTTCGAGTTCACCGACCCGGCCCGCAGTGCGAAGCGATGACGCGGGACATGCCTCGATCAGGACGTGCTGATCATGCGATGCGTCCATCATGGGTTGAACGCTTGCAGCATGACGCTTCACAAGCGGTCTGATGACGCGGGTGATGACGGCATGAGTCTGCCGGTACATCCTCAGGTTCCCCGGCGCGAAGGGGGTGCTCGCCTCGGTGTCACACTTGCGTTTCTCGTCCCGGATCTGTTCGCGGAGTTGATCGGCTGTCAGGTCACAGTCGCGAACGAATCGCTCATAGCCATCGGGCATAAAACGTAGCGGGACCGAGAGCGGTGCATCGATGCCGATGATGGCAGGCGGTTGTTGGCAAAGAGAATCAACAAGTGCGGGGAGGCAGTCGTCAGGCGAGGGTGTCACGCTGAGGAGCGAAGCGAGATCGGACACTTCGAGGATTCGGAGGGCGTCGTCGTTGATGTGTGCCCGCGTGATCCAGATGCGTCGCCCGGCATCTCTGGCGGCGGAGAAATCGATGCCGAGGATCGAATTGAGCATAGGTTGACGCTAGGCGCAAAAAAAGAGCCTCGCAAGCTTTAGGCTTACGAGGCTCATTAGTCGGCGATGACCTACTTTCCCGCAGTGGCAGTATCATCGGCATGACAGGCTTAACTTCCGAGTTCGGGATGGGATCGGGTGTGACCCTGTCACTATGGTCACCGACAAGCGTGGGCACGGGCTTTCACCTGTGCCCACGATGATTCGCGGATGATTGGGTATGTCCCGTGTCGCTGTTCAGGCGACACAGGCTAGTGATCTCGAACGCCCGGGTTGGGAGGCGTCGTGATGTGTTGTGGAATGCATGACCGGCGAGACATTAGGCGCGTCTCGGCCGGTGATCGGAATGAATAAGCAGTCGACCGTTAGTACCACTCACCTGAGAGCTTCTCGGCTCTTACAGCTGTGGCCTATCAACCCGGTGGTCTACCGGGGGTCTCAGTGCAATCCTGATCTTGAGGGAGGCTTCCCATTTAGATGCCTTCAACGGTTATCCCTGCCGCACTTAGCTACCCGGCTATGGCCCTAGCGGGCCAACCGGCGCACCAGGGGTGCGTCCGACCTAATCCTCTCGTACTAAAGTCGAATCCTCTCAAGATTGCTACGCCCACAGCAGATAGGGACCGACCTGGCTCACGCCGGTCTGAACCCAGCTCGCGTGCCGCTTTAATGGGCGAACAGCCCAACCCTTGGGACCGCCTTCAGCCCCAGGATGCGACGAGCCGACATCGAGGTGCCAAACCGCTCCGCCGCTATGGACGCTCGGGAGCGATCAGCCTGTTATCCCCGGAGTACCTTTTATCCGTTGAGCGATAGCCCTTCCACTCGGAACTACCGGATCACTAGAGCCCACTTTCGTGACTGCTTGACGAGTATGTCTTGCAGTAAAGCCAGCTTGTGCTCTTACACTCGACACACGGTTTCCAACCGTGCTGAGCTGACCTTTGCGCTCCTCCGTTACTTTTTAGGAGGAGACCGCCCCAGTCAAACTGCCCGGCTGACAGGGTCCCTCGCCCGGATTCACGGGACGGGGTTAGGTCAAAAACGTGATCAGGGTGGTATTTCAAGGACGACTCCACCCGGACCAGAATCCAGGTTTCAAAGTCTCCCACCTATCCTACGCAGAACAAGTTCTTGGCCAATATCAGCGTACAGTAAAGGTTCACGGGGTCTTTCCGTCTTGCTGCGGGTACGCGGTATCTTCACCGCTTCTTCTATTTCACCGAGTCGGTTGTTGAGACAGTGCTCCAGTGATTACGCCATTCATGCGCGTCGGAACTTACCCGACAAGGAATTTCGCTACCTTAGGACCGTCATAGTTACGGCCGCCATTGACCGGTGCTTGGGTCGTAAGCTTCGCCGAAGCTAACCTACTTCCGTGACATTCCGGCATCGAGCAGGCGTCAGACTGTATACATCCTCTTGCGAGTTAGCACAGTCCTGTGTTTTTGATAAACAGTTCCCAGAGCCTTTTCTCTGCGCCCTTCCCGAAGGTGAGGGCCCCCTTATCGCGAACTTACGGGGTGAATTTGCCTAATTCCTTAACAACCGTTCTCTCGAGCGCCTGAGGCTATTCGCCACGACTACCTGTGTCAGTTTTAGTACGGCCACGTTTTCGTCCACACCGGCTTTTCTTGGGACCCATCCAACCATCATCGGGATCTAGCCCTTAGCCTTGCGGCAACGACAACTGGTCAGTCGCATGACCTTCCGGATCCGTCACGGTGCTTCAACCTACAACGCGGTGCAGGAATATTAACCTGCTGTCCATCGACTACGCCTTTCGGCCTCGCCTTAGGTGCCGACTAACCCTGGGCGGATTTACCTTCCCCAGGAAACCTTAGTCTTTCGGCGTGCAGGATTTTCACCTGCATTATCGTTACTCAAGCCCACATATTCACTTCCGGGCGCTCCACGAAACGTTGCCCGTTTCGCTTCAAAGCACCTGGAACGCTCCTCTACCGCTACAAAAGTAGCCCGCAGCTTCGGTTTGTATCTTATTCCCGATCATTATCGGCGCCAGAGTCCTCGACCAGTGAGCTATTACGCACTCTTTAAATGGTAGCTGCTTCTAAGCCAACATCCTGGCTGTCACGGCACCCTGACTTCCTTAAGAACTGAGATACAATTAGGGACCTTAGCTGGCGGTCTGGGTTGTTTCCCTTTTGTCCACGGATATTATCACCCGCAGACTGACTCCCGAGACAAAAGCAAACGGTATTCGGAGTTTGGGAGGAGTGGGTAGGCGATATGCCCCCCAGCTCCTGTCAGTAGCTCTACCCCCGTCTGCTGTTACTCGAGGCTAGCCCAAAAACTATTTCGAGGAGAACGAGATATCTCCCAGTTTGATTAGACTTTGACTCCTCCCCACAGCTCATCCCATAACTTTTCAACGTTAACGGGTTCGGTCCTCCAGGAAGTGTTACCTTCCCTTCAACCTGGCCATGGGTAGATCACAAGGTTTCGCGTCTGGCCCCTGCGACTGTACGCCGGTTAAGACTCGCTTTCGCTTCGGCTCCGGTGGTGTACACCTTAACCTTGCCACAGAGGCCAACTCGTGGGCTCATTATGCAAAAGGCACGCCGTCACCCCGAAGGGCTCCGACCGCTTGTAAGCGTGTGGTTTCAGGTACTTTTCACTTCCCTTACGGGGAACTTTTCATCATTCAATCACCCTACTGGTTCACTATCGGTCGATGAGTAGTATTTAGCCTTGGGGGGTGGACCCCCCGTGTTCACGCCGGGTTTCACGAGCCCGACGCTACTCTAGGGCTACCCCGCTACGCTGTTACAGGACTGTCACCTTCTGTGGTGGGCCATTCCGGACCCTTCACAACGCTACGGGTTAATCCGCTTTCGCTCGCCGCTACTTACGGAATCGAGGTTTCTTTCTTTTCCTCTGGTTACTTAGATGTTTCAGTTCACCAGGTTCGCTTCCATACCCTATGCATTCAGGTATGGATGACCATAAGGCCGGGTTTCCCCATTCAGAAATCCCAGGATCACAGGTTGGTTGCCACCTTCCCTGGGCTTATCGCAGGCTCCAACGTCTTTCATCGCCTCTCATCGCCAAGACATCCGCCACACGCTCTTAGTAGCTTAATCATTCCGACCTCCGGTCGAGTTGCCCCGCCTTCGGCCTTTCCGATCTGTCGTGCACGATTGACACACAACAATCCCCGACACGGCTCAAACTGGTGCCGCTGACGTCGGGGACAAGCATTCCTCAGAACGCATCACACTCGGTATCACAATTGCAATACCCAATTCATCCACTTGTCAAAGAACTCATTCGCCGAGGCGAACACCCGTCTTCCAGGCTTCCTTCAACGGGTCAGACCCGCGTCCGGCTGCCGTTTGGACGAGCCGCGTAGAATACCGACTATTAGAGTCGTGTCAAGCCACTGATCGTCTCAACCGCCTACTTTTCACAATCGTGGAGATCGTGTGGAGATCTCCGGGTTATCAGACCCTGATCGCCTAAACAGCCGAATCGGCCATAAACCCATCTAAAATAGATATTTAGGCGAAGAGTACCATAAAGTCAGCCGCAGAGACACCGCCAGCGGCAGGCCCGGCGAAACAACCTTGCCGAGCCGCCGCGTGGGGTGGGTCTTAGCCCGAAATCGACGAGGCGCCGCCCGGAGCTTCGGCTTGAAGCTCCTGAGCCTGCAACCGCGCCAGCAACTCCTTGCGCGAGCTGACGCCATACTTCAGGTAGATGCTCTTGACGTGCACGTGCACCGTGTGTGGTGACCGGCTCAGCTCATTCGCGATCTGGACCTC
Coding sequences within:
- the guaA gene encoding glutamine-hydrolyzing GMP synthase — its product is MSTPASTTATQALAEVPESLYGEVIPIVDFGSQYVQLIARRVREAGVYSVLVSPETPIEDLRRIRPKGIILSGGPSSVYDEGAPRCDPALFDLGVPVLGICYGMQIGCELLGAKVASAEAREYGRARLRVTTTSDNELFKGMPDETSVWMSHADQVRELSEDFIPVATTETCPYAAVRHRERAFYGLQFHPEVTHTPHGAEILSNFIFGVCGCSGTWQMSNFLEMSIEQIQAQVGDGRVICGLSGGVDSSVAAALLHRAIGPRLTCVFVDNGLLRKGERAFVEATFRDHFDIDLRVIDAGAQFLADLEGVLDPQEKRRRIGHRFIKVFKSASEEIEDVGFLAQGTLYPDVIESGQGHSGQAANIKLHHNVGGLPEQLGFDLVEPFRQLFKDEVRQLGSLLGLPETMVWRHPFPGPGLAVRCLGEVREDQLAILREADEILIEEIVANNLYRQTAQVFAVLLPVRAVGVMGDGRTHEQVIAIRAVESQDFMTADWARIPFDVLATISNRVINEVRGVNRVVYDISSKPPATIEWE
- a CDS encoding pepsin/retropepsin-like aspartic protease family protein, with protein sequence MDRPRTWMFLGLLTLLIAGCGLTPESQDQKHVEAASLKQPVAVNLIRDKMYFRAPVEVNGEPMGSFLIDTGAAMAAMDLGLVRRLELPVNGDGRAIGIAGTESFNYHRVESLAVGGVGLKAKRIAGMNMYKLHRHRRQRLDGILGYPTLAEVPFALDGPDRTLTFYPRRTFRAPDDANPVRLIRFRNLPTVEATIGNGHRIWLVLDTGSDEMLSLPDDLPARWPDVLSVDVSGMSRNLGVGGMVHGRTGWVSSINVFGHRFKDVEANFAPPPSSFKGAPVPVGRIGNGVLRRFCLTFDRQRNRMWAELDQTLVKQSDSDTTVGTTSSP
- a CDS encoding ABC transporter substrate-binding protein yields the protein MSQSNLTERLTALISLPRDLLVGLVQSIEHISTGTRVIVVIGLITTIAVWFWPIPQRPGIEFWVFADIHEQMYRPVVEAWNEDRPGASRDEQIHIFMIGADPMVRRALAGFWSDTPVAAMMEIAESYSGLFFSGPLDEIGFVDLTDRLKEEGIYEQINEASFSPWTSRGRIFGLPHDVHPVLLGYRADIVEAAGIDVSTIETWEDFIRVMSPLISDLDGDGITDRYLLDFWYTSTPHIYALCLQAGGGTFDQQERLILDSEANARVAATLVTWCLGEDRIMIDASHTNASGHVIKTRGHVVATLMPDWLAGAYITQFPQFHGKMKIMPLPAWDPGGRRASVMGGTMLAINKASEHKEVCWEFAKEIYLSEACARSLFESVHIISPVKSLWDKPFYRKRFDYFSGQRSGLLYIEHAEEVPLRTSSPFNQMAIDELGIAVSAVYRHAVARGIDDVDALLPVAREQMRLAEERVAHEMRRNVFVTQP
- a CDS encoding DUF429 domain-containing protein encodes the protein MLNSILGIDFSAARDAGRRIWITRAHINDDALRILEVSDLASLLSVTPSPDDCLPALVDSLCQQPPAIIGIDAPLSVPLRFMPDGYERFVRDCDLTADQLREQIRDEKRKCDTEASTPFAPGNLRMYRQTHAVITRVIRPLVKRHAASVQPMMDASHDQHVLIEACPASSLRTAGRVGELELRPYKGRSAEHRKQRAVILDWLMTKRVLDVPDRLRRRLLDNSGGDALDSLICAVITACARRDLNSPCADHHEREGRVFFKLD